The Sagittula stellata E-37 sequence GGCACGCGGGTAACCTGCGGCGCGGCGGCGCTGGATGCGCATGTGGCGAAGCGGGCGGCGCAGGCGGGGGTCGACCTGACCTTCCTGCGCACCATCCCCGGCAGCATCGGCGGCGCGGTCCGGATGAATGCGGGATGCTACGGGTCCTACGTGGCCGACCATCTGGTCGAAGCGCGGGCCGTCACGCGGGACGGCAAACTTGTGAGCCTGTCGCCCGACGCGCTGGCCTTTGGCTACCGGTCGAGCAACCTGCCGGATGGCTGGGTTCTGGTCGAGGCGGTCTTCGAAGGTGCGGCGGGCGATCCGGAGGTGCTGGAGGCGCGTATGGAAGAGCAACTGGCCAAGCGCGACGCGACCCAGCCGGTCAAGGACCGCTCGGCGGGCAGCACCTTCCGCAACCCGGCGGGGTTTTCCTCGACCGGGCGGGCGGACGACACGCATGAGTTGAAAGCGTGGAAGGTGATCGACGACGCCGGGATGCGGGGCGCCACGCGGGGTGGGGCGCAGATGTCTCCGAAGCATTCGAACTTCCTCGTGAACACCGGCGGTGCAACGGCGGCGGACCTTGAAGGGCTGGGCGAAGACGTGCGGGCCAAGGTGCGCGACCAGTCGGGGATCGAGCTGGTCTGGGAGGTCATCCGGATCGGCGATCCGGGCTGATCCCGCACCCTTTCGGGCCTTTCAGGGCAGATCGTACCGGGCGGGCGGAGTTTGCCGCATCCTTTTCGGCAACATGGGACCGAATCGTGATGCGGTATCCGTGAAAAAGAGTTTTCCAAGCCCGAACAAAGACGTTACACTCGGAACTTGCGGGGCTGTTGCGCCCACGCCAAAGGCGGACATTTCCGGCGGTCGAGACAATAAAAGCGGACCGGCGGAGCGCGACCACAGGCAGGTTGCATTACAAACATGGGGGTGAACCCCCGGGAAAAAGGCAGTTTTGGGATGTCGAGCAGGACACTCCCGAAAGTGGCGGTGCTCAAAGGCGGACCCTCGGCGGAGCGCGAGGTTTCGCTGGTTTCCGGACGGGAATGTGCCGCCGCTCTGAGGGGCGAAGGGTACGAGGTGATCGAACTGGACGCGGGGCCGGATGTGGCCGAACGTCTGAAGGAGATCGCCCCGGACGTGGTTTTCAACGCATTGCACGGGCGCTGGGGCGAGGACGGTTGCATCCAGGGAATGCTGGAGTGGCTTCGGCTGCCCTACACGCATTCCGGTGTGCTGGCGTCGTCGCTGGCCATCGACAAGGAAAAGACCAAGGCGGCCTATCGGACGGCCGGCCTCCCGGTTGCGGAAAGCTCTCTCGCAAGAAAGAGCGACGTCATGGCCGCGCATGTCATGGCGCCGCCCTACGTGGTGAAGCCCTACAACGAGGGTTCGTCGGTCGGTGTCTACCTCGTCCACGAAGAGGCCAACGGGCCGCCGGTGCTGGACGAGACGATGCCCGAGGTGGTCATGGTCGAGCAGTTCGTGCCGGGGCGGGAGCTGACCGCGACCGTCATGGGCGGGCGTGCGCTTGGCGTGACGGAGATCCTGACCGACGGCTGGTACGACTACGACGCGAAGTACAAGGCGGGCGGGTCGCGGCACATCTGTCCGGCGGAGCTGCCGCAGGACATAACCGAGGCCTGTCTGGACTACGCGCTGCGCGCCCATGCGGCGCTTGGCTGCCGGGGCGTGTCGCGTACCGATTTCCGCTGGGACGACACGCAGGAGCTGGCAGGGCTGCGGCTGCTTGAAACGAACACCCAGCCGGGGATGACGCCGACGTCGCTGTCTCCGGAACACGGGCAGCTTGTCGGCATGAGCTTTGGCCAGTTCTGCGCGTGGATGGTGGAGGACGCCTCATGCGACAGATAAACGTGCCCGAGACCGACACCGGGATGGCGCGGCTGGACCCGCGCATGAGCCGGATGAAGTACCGGCTGGAGCGGCTGATGCTGACGCCGCTGTTCCGGTTCTCGCTGCGGGTGGTTCTGCCCTTCGCGCTGGCCTTTGGCGGCGTGACGGCGTGGTTCTCGGTCGAGGCGAACCGCATGGCGTTTACCCTGATGGTGGCGGACGTGCAGGCGGCGGTGCAGAACCGCCCGGAATTCCAGGTGAAGCTGATGGCGATCGACGGCGCGACCGACGCGGTGGCCGAAGCGATCCGCGCGGAACTGGCGCTGAACCTGCCGATGTCGAGCTTCGACATGGATCTCGACGAGATGCAGCTCAAGGCGGGCGCGCTGGACGCGGTCCGGAAGGTCGACCTGCGCATAAGGCAGGGCGGCGTCCTGCAGATCGACGTGATCGAGCGCGTCCCGGCGGTGCTGTGGCGCGGCCCCGAAGGGCTGGTCATGCTGGACGAGACCGGCATGACGGTCGGACCGGCGGCGTCCCGAGCAGAGCATGTGGACCTGCCGGTGATCGCGGGCGAGGCGGCGGAAGAGGCGGTGCCCGAAGCGCTGCGGCTCTGGGCCGTGGCGGGCCCGCTGAAGGAGCGGCTGCGCGGGTTCGAGCGGATGGGCGCGCGGCGCTGGGACGTGGTCCTCGATCGCGACCAGCGGATCATGTTGCCCGACAAGGGGGCCGTCCAGGCCTTCGAACGGGTGATCGCGATGGCCATGGCGCCGCAGGTGGACCTGCTGGCGCGCGATCTGGTTGCGGTGGACCTGCGGCTGCCCCGGCGGCCGACGATCCGCATGACCGAACATGCCACACAAGAGATGTGGCGTATCAAGTTGATAGAGGCAGGCCAGCAATGATGTTCCGGCTGATTTCGGAGGATGATGGGCAATGATCGAACTGTACGAGTCCCAGCGGGCGATGCGGAACATGCGTCGCGCGGCGATGCAGCGGGGTGTGATCGCCATCCTGGATGTGGGCACGTCCAAGATCGCCTGCCTCGTCCTGCGGTTCGACGGGACGGAGACGCGCGACGACGGCATCGGACCGCTTGCCGGGCAGTCCGGGTTCCGGGTGATCGGGGCCGCGACGACGCGGTCGCGCGGGGTCCGTTTCGGCGAGATCAGCGCCATGGGCGAGACCGAGCGCGCGATCCGCACCGCGGTGCAGGCGGCGCAGAAGATGGCGGGCATCCGTGTCGACCACGTGATCGCGGCCTTCTCGGGCGCCGATCCGCGGAGCTACGGGCTGGCCGGGCAGGTGGAGGTGATGGGCGTCACCGTGGACGAACAGGACGTGGCGCGCGTGCTGTCGGCCTGCGACGTGCCGGACTTCGGCCATGGCCGAGAGGTGCTGCACGCCCAGCCGGTGAACTTCGCGCTCGACCACCGATCCGGCCTGATCGATCCGCGCGGTCAGATCGGCACGGAGCTGTCCTGCGACATGCACATGCTGACGGTCGACGCGCAGGCGATCCAGAACCTTGCGCATTGCGTGAAGCGCTGTGACCTGGAACTCGCCGGGCTTGCGTCCTCGGCCTATGTTTCGGGGATCGCGGCGCTGGTGGAGGACGAGCAGGAGCTGGGCTCGGCCTGTATCGACATGGGCGGCGGCACGA is a genomic window containing:
- a CDS encoding cell division protein FtsQ/DivIB, whose amino-acid sequence is MRQINVPETDTGMARLDPRMSRMKYRLERLMLTPLFRFSLRVVLPFALAFGGVTAWFSVEANRMAFTLMVADVQAAVQNRPEFQVKLMAIDGATDAVAEAIRAELALNLPMSSFDMDLDEMQLKAGALDAVRKVDLRIRQGGVLQIDVIERVPAVLWRGPEGLVMLDETGMTVGPAASRAEHVDLPVIAGEAAEEAVPEALRLWAVAGPLKERLRGFERMGARRWDVVLDRDQRIMLPDKGAVQAFERVIAMAMAPQVDLLARDLVAVDLRLPRRPTIRMTEHATQEMWRIKLIEAGQQ
- the ftsA gene encoding cell division protein FtsA is translated as MIELYESQRAMRNMRRAAMQRGVIAILDVGTSKIACLVLRFDGTETRDDGIGPLAGQSGFRVIGAATTRSRGVRFGEISAMGETERAIRTAVQAAQKMAGIRVDHVIAAFSGADPRSYGLAGQVEVMGVTVDEQDVARVLSACDVPDFGHGREVLHAQPVNFALDHRSGLIDPRGQIGTELSCDMHMLTVDAQAIQNLAHCVKRCDLELAGLASSAYVSGIAALVEDEQELGSACIDMGGGTTGISIFIKKHMIYSDSVRMGGDHVTSDISMGLQVPMATAERIKTFYGGVEATGMDDREMIECGGETGDWEHDRRTVSRAELIGIMRPRVEEILEEVRVRLDAAGFDHLPSQQIVLTGAASQIPGLDGLASKILRQQVRLGRPLRVHGLPQAATGPGFAGAVGLCLFAAHPQDEWWDFEIPVDRYPARSFKRAVQWFRDNW
- a CDS encoding D-alanine--D-alanine ligase: MSSRTLPKVAVLKGGPSAEREVSLVSGRECAAALRGEGYEVIELDAGPDVAERLKEIAPDVVFNALHGRWGEDGCIQGMLEWLRLPYTHSGVLASSLAIDKEKTKAAYRTAGLPVAESSLARKSDVMAAHVMAPPYVVKPYNEGSSVGVYLVHEEANGPPVLDETMPEVVMVEQFVPGRELTATVMGGRALGVTEILTDGWYDYDAKYKAGGSRHICPAELPQDITEACLDYALRAHAALGCRGVSRTDFRWDDTQELAGLRLLETNTQPGMTPTSLSPEHGQLVGMSFGQFCAWMVEDASCDR
- the murB gene encoding UDP-N-acetylmuramate dehydrogenase, whose translation is MTYALPETRGRLTPDRPLNDLTWLRVGGPADWFFQPADHDDLCAFLGALDPNVPVFPMGVGSNLIVRDGGVRAVVIRLGRGFNGISVDGTRVTCGAAALDAHVAKRAAQAGVDLTFLRTIPGSIGGAVRMNAGCYGSYVADHLVEARAVTRDGKLVSLSPDALAFGYRSSNLPDGWVLVEAVFEGAAGDPEVLEARMEEQLAKRDATQPVKDRSAGSTFRNPAGFSSTGRADDTHELKAWKVIDDAGMRGATRGGAQMSPKHSNFLVNTGGATAADLEGLGEDVRAKVRDQSGIELVWEVIRIGDPG